A genome region from Musa acuminata AAA Group cultivar baxijiao chromosome BXJ3-5, Cavendish_Baxijiao_AAA, whole genome shotgun sequence includes the following:
- the LOC135639129 gene encoding putative F-box protein At1g65770 — protein MEAELSEGESEERAQSKKQEIEERADWSNLKADTLKLIADRLIINITDYICFRCVCKAWRATNPQSRSHPPQLPWLVLGCEDDFDRLVFYSFSDSRVHKIKLPTIGDMVVINGSSDGWLVLEDRPSSSISLLNPLTGVQIHLPSAPGQLRSIHTATHDNADASITKEFMQALIWKISMSSNPLATDQDCTMIVIASWNRALLSIRFGHDDDWSLLDDTTVYLDVIYFKGSFYAIDYTAQVFMFDSQLKKVAITEPRQESTNTLWQFAELSGELVVLGNMVSENPIVDEWEGTMTFTTERIDILKLNMEGLISSSLEETKSLDDHILFLGVTSRSISRPAAQYPHGKHNTIYVHEVYSWHDDELACCRSGVYDIETASLRPLPYNHDNSEVILDCIINIWHEPCLF, from the coding sequence ATGGAAGCGGAACTTTCGGAGGGTGAAAGCGAAGAGAGGGCTCAAAGCAAGAAACAAGAGATAGAGGAGAGGGCTGATTGGTCGAACCTCAAAGCTGACACGTTGAAACTCATCGCCGATCGACTGATCATCAACATCACCGACTACATCTGTTTTCGTTGTGTTTGCAAGGCATGGCGTGCCACCAACCCTCAGAGCCGCTCGCACCCTCCCCAGCTCCCGTGGCTTGTTCTGGGATGCGAAGATGACTTCGACCGTCTCGTCTTCTACTCCTTCTCGGACTCGAGAGTCCACAAGATCAAGCTTCCAACGATCGGTGATATGGTCGTCATCAATGGCTCGTCCGATGGATGGCTCGTCCTCGAAGATAGACCTTCCTCGAGCATCTCTCTTCTAAATCCTCTCACAGGTGTTCAAATCCATCTCCCATCGGCCCCAGGTCAACTGAGGAGCATCCATACTGCCACTCATGACAATGCCGATGCGAGCATCACAAAGGAATTCATGCAAGCACTGATTTGGAAGATTTCGATGTCTTCAAACCCACTGGCGACCGATCAAGATTGCACCATGATTGTTATCGCCTCTTGGAACCGTGCTCTCCTATCCATTCGTTTCGGGCACGACGATGACTGGAGCTTGCTAGATGACACGACCGTGTACCTCGATGTCATCTACTTCAAAGGAAGCTTTTATGCTATAGATTACACCGCACAAGTCTTCATGTTCGACTCCCAACTCAAGAAAGTGGCCATCACCGAGCCTCGACAAGAATCGACCAACACATTATGGCAGTTCGCAGAGTTATCAGGTGAGCTCGTAGTCCTCGGAAACATGGTGTCCGAGAACCCTATCGTCGATGAGTGGGAAGGTACTATGACGTTCACGACGGAGAGGATCGATATCTTAAAGTTGAACATGGAAGGTTTGATATCATCGTCACTAGAGGAGACAAAGAGCTTAGACGACCACATACTTTTCTTAGGCGTTACTTCTCGATCTATCTCACGCCCAGCCGCCCAATACCCACATGGAAAACACAACACTATCTACGTTCATGAGGTTTATTCTTGGCACGATGACGAACTTGCTTGTTGTAGGTCAGGAGTATATGACATAGAGACTGCCTCTTTGAGGCCTCTACCATACAACCATGATAATAGTGAAGTAATATTGGATTGCATCATAAACATTTGGCACGAGCCATGCCTATTTTAG